One region of Xylanimonas ulmi genomic DNA includes:
- a CDS encoding GNAT family N-acetyltransferase encodes MTSSTPLVRLRPITRHDSERVVAWRNTDSVRSNFIFRDRLTVADQHRWMTEMVDRGRVAQFIIELGKSSVPVGSTYLRDLDTPHHKGEFGIFIGDPSARGCGVGTEAARQILAFGFAELNLNRITLRALAHNRQAIRAYEKVGFTHEGYLRQDVYLDGVATDIVVMAVLKEDWAR; translated from the coding sequence GTGACCTCCTCAACTCCACTGGTGCGACTCCGGCCGATCACCCGGCACGACTCAGAGCGTGTGGTGGCATGGCGCAACACCGACTCGGTTCGCAGCAACTTCATCTTCCGCGACCGACTCACCGTCGCGGACCAGCACCGTTGGATGACCGAGATGGTTGATCGCGGCAGAGTCGCGCAGTTCATCATCGAATTGGGCAAGTCGAGCGTTCCTGTTGGATCAACCTATCTTCGCGATCTCGACACCCCTCACCACAAGGGTGAGTTCGGGATCTTCATCGGAGATCCGTCCGCTCGAGGATGCGGAGTCGGGACCGAGGCCGCGCGCCAGATCCTTGCCTTCGGATTCGCCGAGCTCAACCTCAACCGGATTACCCTACGCGCCCTCGCTCACAATCGGCAGGCGATCCGCGCCTACGAGAAGGTCGGGTTCACGCACGAAGGGTACCTTCGACAGGACGTCTATCTCGACGGCGTCGCAACAGACATTGTTGTGATGGCAGTTCTCAAGGAAGACTGGGCCCGGTGA
- the rffA gene encoding dTDP-4-amino-4,6-dideoxygalactose transaminase codes for MINFNVPPFTGRELEYAQQAVRARKISGDGEFTEWCHRWLEQELQVRHALLTTSCTHALEMSALLLGIRPGDEVIMPSYTFVSTANAFVLRGARIVFVDIRKDTMNIDETRIEAAITSRTKAIVAVHYAGVACEMDAIMSVARKHGIAVVEDAAQALMARYHGKSLGSFGDFGAFSFHETKNYSMGEGGALVTNDDDAYYRAEIVREKGTDRSRFFRGQVDKYTWVGTGSSYLPSELNAAYLRAQLELAETINNSRLRTWGIYNEGLAPLAETGVIDVPTIPQGCDHNGHMYYIKVRDHLQRAELISHLKARGIMAVFHYVPLHSSSAGRHFGRFSGADVVTTRESERLLRLPMYYGLKDSDANKVIESVLEFFAPPTARREHIR; via the coding sequence ATGATCAACTTCAACGTTCCGCCGTTCACAGGGCGCGAGCTCGAGTACGCGCAGCAAGCTGTCCGCGCGCGGAAGATCTCGGGCGACGGCGAGTTCACGGAATGGTGCCACCGATGGCTGGAGCAAGAACTCCAGGTGCGGCACGCGCTCCTGACAACGTCATGCACCCATGCGCTCGAGATGAGCGCACTGCTGCTGGGCATCCGCCCGGGCGACGAGGTGATCATGCCATCGTACACATTCGTCTCGACGGCGAACGCCTTCGTGCTGCGAGGCGCCCGCATTGTCTTCGTCGATATCCGCAAAGACACGATGAACATCGACGAAACACGAATCGAGGCCGCGATCACCTCGCGGACGAAGGCGATCGTCGCGGTCCACTACGCAGGCGTCGCATGCGAGATGGACGCCATTATGTCAGTCGCAAGGAAGCATGGCATCGCGGTCGTCGAGGACGCGGCTCAAGCGTTGATGGCGCGCTACCACGGGAAATCGCTCGGCTCATTCGGCGACTTCGGAGCGTTCAGTTTCCACGAAACCAAGAACTACTCGATGGGCGAGGGCGGGGCGCTCGTCACAAACGACGACGATGCCTACTATCGCGCCGAGATCGTCCGCGAGAAGGGCACCGACCGATCGCGGTTCTTCCGAGGACAAGTGGACAAATACACTTGGGTCGGCACCGGATCCTCCTACCTTCCGAGCGAACTCAATGCGGCGTATCTGCGCGCACAACTCGAGCTCGCAGAGACGATCAACAACAGCAGGCTTCGCACCTGGGGGATATACAACGAGGGGCTGGCTCCTCTGGCCGAGACGGGAGTGATTGACGTTCCGACCATTCCTCAAGGGTGTGATCATAACGGACACATGTACTACATCAAGGTCCGTGACCACCTCCAGCGAGCTGAGTTGATCTCCCACCTCAAGGCCCGGGGGATCATGGCGGTGTTCCACTACGTGCCACTGCATTCGTCGTCCGCGGGTCGTCACTTCGGGCGATTCTCGGGCGCGGATGTCGTTACGACACGTGAAAGCGAACGACTACTGCGCTTGCCGATGTACTACGGCCTCAAAGATTCTGACGCCAACAAGGTCATCGAGAGCGTTCTGGAGTTCTTCGCGCCACCAACCGCGCGACGGGAGCACATCAGGTGA
- a CDS encoding rhamnan synthesis F family protein, with amino-acid sequence MYQLAALRPLCERVVVVSNSALDAPALARVETLADGVILRENVGFDFAAWREGLASIGWDELAGFDSVTLMNDTCFGPVGDLGEVFATMEAHGCDFWGVTNHRATPAVPLGGVPTDVPEHLQSYFVSYARSAVQHPVFREFWESVPDYTDVNDVVRNLEIRATARFAKAGLRYRAVFDTVDEDYAPAPWPDFSYSLPDRMLAAGAPLLKVKSFLTRPEFAPFALAHMQARGYPARLAAAHLSQIDRPDRTGYLAAKQGDYSHDTAAPSPGLRVVVHLHVHYVDLLAELLDALDALTFDHALIATTDDADKVAQIEAAFAGRGRVGEVVVVPPRGRDIYPLMLIADRLREYDVVGHFHTKKSVGDKPFVGEAWRHELMDMLMAPGSAIVADLEANPSLGVVIADMPMYFRYNKIVTADNEALMAPQMNELWRRMGMEREIDFRSRDTFVMSYGTFFWARRDAIAPLLALELEGEIPPEPLGVNTILHCLERMLVYVAWGRGYDFRIAQGRYVTPFVDSGVLNLHTPSPVAAIVSIPPSARSRLARYVPRRVADLLRRMLR; translated from the coding sequence GTGTACCAGCTCGCGGCGCTGCGGCCGCTGTGCGAGAGGGTCGTCGTCGTCTCGAACAGCGCTCTCGACGCGCCCGCCCTCGCACGTGTGGAGACGCTCGCCGACGGCGTCATCCTGCGCGAGAACGTCGGGTTCGACTTCGCGGCGTGGCGAGAGGGCCTGGCCTCGATCGGCTGGGACGAGCTGGCGGGCTTCGACTCGGTCACCCTGATGAACGACACGTGCTTCGGCCCGGTGGGAGACCTCGGCGAGGTTTTCGCGACCATGGAGGCGCACGGCTGCGACTTCTGGGGCGTGACGAATCACCGCGCGACGCCCGCCGTGCCGTTGGGCGGCGTCCCCACGGACGTGCCGGAGCACCTGCAGAGCTACTTCGTCTCCTATGCGCGCAGCGCGGTCCAGCACCCGGTGTTCCGCGAGTTCTGGGAGTCCGTGCCGGACTACACCGACGTGAATGACGTCGTGCGCAACCTGGAGATCCGGGCGACCGCGCGGTTCGCCAAGGCGGGCCTGCGCTACCGGGCCGTCTTCGACACCGTCGACGAGGACTACGCCCCCGCCCCCTGGCCCGACTTCTCCTACAGCCTGCCCGACAGGATGCTCGCGGCGGGAGCGCCGCTGCTCAAGGTCAAGTCCTTCCTGACCAGGCCCGAGTTCGCCCCGTTCGCGCTGGCGCACATGCAGGCGCGCGGCTACCCGGCGCGCCTGGCCGCCGCGCACCTGTCCCAGATCGACCGGCCCGACCGCACCGGCTATCTGGCAGCGAAGCAGGGCGACTACTCCCACGACACGGCGGCGCCCTCGCCGGGCCTGCGGGTCGTCGTCCACCTGCACGTGCACTACGTGGACCTGCTTGCGGAGTTGCTGGACGCGCTCGACGCGCTCACCTTCGACCACGCGCTGATCGCGACGACCGACGACGCGGACAAGGTCGCCCAGATCGAGGCCGCCTTCGCGGGCCGGGGGCGCGTCGGCGAGGTCGTCGTCGTCCCACCCCGGGGGCGCGACATCTACCCCCTGATGCTGATCGCCGACCGCCTGCGGGAGTACGACGTCGTCGGGCACTTCCACACGAAGAAGTCCGTCGGCGACAAGCCCTTTGTCGGCGAGGCATGGCGCCATGAGCTGATGGACATGCTCATGGCGCCGGGGTCGGCGATCGTCGCAGACCTGGAGGCGAACCCCAGCCTCGGCGTGGTCATCGCGGACATGCCGATGTACTTCCGCTACAACAAGATCGTCACGGCGGACAACGAGGCGCTCATGGCCCCGCAGATGAACGAGCTGTGGCGCCGGATGGGCATGGAGCGGGAGATCGACTTCCGGTCACGTGACACCTTCGTGATGAGCTACGGCACGTTCTTCTGGGCCCGCCGCGACGCGATCGCGCCGCTGCTCGCCCTCGAGCTCGAGGGCGAGATCCCGCCGGAGCCGCTCGGCGTGAACACGATCCTGCACTGCCTGGAGCGGATGCTCGTGTACGTGGCCTGGGGGCGCGGGTACGACTTCCGCATCGCGCAGGGACGCTATGTCACGCCGTTCGTCGACAGCGGCGTGCTCAATCTCCACACGCCGTCGCCCGTCGCCGCGATCGTGAGCATCCCGCCCTCTGCGCGCTCGCGCCTGGCGCGCTACGTTCCCCGGAGGGTCGCCGATCTCCTGAGGAGAATGCTGCGGTAG
- a CDS encoding NAD-dependent epimerase/dehydratase family protein: MRCLVIGGNGFIGSHVVDALIEDGHEVTVFDRFDDDPTYVGAPAAEIVGDFLNNGDVRGAVKGQDVIYHLLSTTTPATAEEDPLIDVRTNIPGSIDLFREAVDAGVGHVYYASSGGAIYGSHTEGAVSEEAVAAPVSPYAIGKLAIEQYLAYFERKHGLRSTVFRISNPYGPRQHALRRQGVIPIFLRNLADGRPLTVFGDGTMVRDYIYVTDLAAMLVTPLGRDAAHRVYNLGSGTGHSINEIIDGIHQATGIEPTLVRQQVPSTFVDRITLDVSRFHAEFGAIANPTTLLDGIVATWNEIKAQDAARRSVRAF, encoded by the coding sequence ATGCGGTGCTTGGTGATCGGCGGGAACGGGTTCATCGGATCCCATGTCGTCGACGCGCTCATCGAAGACGGCCATGAGGTGACCGTGTTCGACCGGTTCGACGACGATCCGACCTATGTCGGCGCGCCAGCGGCGGAGATTGTGGGCGACTTCCTCAACAACGGCGACGTCCGCGGAGCCGTCAAAGGCCAGGACGTCATCTATCACCTGCTGTCGACGACGACCCCCGCCACCGCGGAGGAGGACCCGCTCATCGACGTGCGCACCAACATCCCCGGCTCGATCGACCTGTTCCGGGAGGCGGTCGACGCAGGGGTGGGCCACGTGTACTACGCCTCGTCGGGCGGTGCGATCTATGGGTCGCACACCGAGGGCGCCGTGAGCGAGGAGGCCGTCGCGGCCCCCGTCTCTCCGTACGCGATCGGCAAGCTGGCGATCGAGCAGTACCTCGCCTACTTCGAGCGGAAGCACGGGCTGAGGTCGACGGTCTTCCGCATCTCCAACCCGTACGGCCCGCGTCAGCACGCGCTGCGCCGCCAGGGCGTGATCCCGATCTTCCTGCGCAACCTCGCCGACGGCCGGCCGCTGACCGTCTTCGGCGATGGGACGATGGTGCGCGACTACATCTACGTCACTGACCTCGCCGCGATGCTCGTCACCCCGCTGGGCCGCGACGCGGCCCATCGCGTCTACAACCTCGGCAGTGGGACGGGCCACTCGATCAACGAGATCATCGACGGCATCCATCAAGCGACAGGGATCGAGCCCACGTTGGTGCGCCAGCAGGTCCCCTCCACCTTCGTCGACCGGATCACGCTCGATGTCTCTCGCTTCCACGCCGAGTTCGGCGCGATCGCGAACCCGACGACGCTGCTGGACGGCATCGTCGCCACCTGGAACGAGATCAAGGCCCAGGACGCGGCCCGCCGCAGCGTCAGGGCGTTCTGA
- a CDS encoding glycosyltransferase family 4 protein — translation MARRVMRLVRPGRAQVAAEAPRALVDMDRLPQMPRICDITAIAELPAYTPPAKVAKTALRITWLSPPIGPGGGGHINIVRFAKHLQSKGHSVSFAVYETNTVPQSPSQAHDILKHSYGIDAPVRRLEDLGSQDVIFASSWETAYGLRSLDVPAHKFYFIQDFEPYFFPRGSRSVLAEETYRFGFYGIAAGRWIESQVKPFGMPCDHYEFGADAELYRPRDLAALRKRRRVLFYARPFTERRGFELGVIALSIFAKRHPEYEIVTVGQDLRDYDLPFEHTDLGTLTLDELGPLYREATACLVISLTNASLLPLELAAAGCVTVIDSGANNHEILGDIDGIVYARAFPTELAEALCQVVERDDIDEHAREVSRSVHDRDWQASLEKVERIILREVTTGGTDDE, via the coding sequence GTGGCGCGCAGGGTGATGCGCCTGGTGCGCCCCGGCCGCGCGCAGGTCGCGGCGGAGGCGCCCCGTGCGCTCGTCGACATGGACCGCCTGCCGCAGATGCCGCGGATCTGCGACATCACCGCCATCGCCGAGCTGCCCGCCTACACGCCGCCCGCCAAGGTCGCCAAGACCGCGCTGCGCATCACGTGGCTCTCGCCGCCCATTGGTCCCGGAGGCGGCGGACACATCAACATCGTGCGGTTCGCCAAGCACTTGCAGAGCAAGGGCCACAGCGTGAGCTTCGCCGTCTACGAGACGAACACCGTGCCGCAGTCGCCGTCGCAGGCGCACGACATCCTCAAGCACTCCTACGGCATCGACGCGCCGGTGCGCCGGCTGGAGGACCTGGGGTCGCAGGACGTCATCTTCGCCTCGAGCTGGGAGACCGCGTACGGGCTGCGTTCGCTCGACGTCCCGGCCCACAAGTTCTACTTCATCCAGGACTTCGAGCCCTACTTCTTCCCCAGGGGCTCGCGTTCCGTCCTCGCCGAGGAGACCTACCGCTTCGGGTTCTACGGCATCGCAGCCGGAAGGTGGATCGAGAGCCAGGTCAAGCCGTTCGGCATGCCGTGCGACCACTACGAGTTCGGCGCCGACGCCGAGCTGTACCGGCCCCGCGACCTCGCCGCCCTGCGCAAGCGGAGGCGGGTGCTCTTCTATGCGCGTCCGTTCACCGAGCGGCGCGGGTTCGAGCTCGGCGTCATCGCGCTGTCGATCTTCGCGAAGCGGCATCCCGAGTACGAGATCGTCACGGTCGGCCAGGATCTTCGCGACTACGACCTCCCGTTCGAGCACACCGACCTCGGCACCCTGACGCTCGACGAGCTCGGGCCGCTCTACCGCGAGGCCACCGCGTGCCTCGTGATCTCGCTGACGAACGCGTCGCTGCTGCCGCTCGAGCTCGCTGCGGCGGGGTGCGTCACCGTGATCGACTCCGGTGCCAACAACCACGAGATCTTGGGCGACATCGACGGCATCGTCTACGCCCGCGCGTTCCCGACAGAGCTCGCCGAGGCCCTGTGCCAGGTCGTCGAGCGCGATGACATCGACGAGCACGCGCGGGAGGTCTCCCGGTCCGTGCACGACCGCGACTGGCAGGCGAGCCTGGAGAAGGTCGAGCGGATCATCCTGCGCGAGGTGACGACCGGTGGGACGGACGATGAGTGA
- a CDS encoding glycosyltransferase family A protein, with product MSEDAVTAAVTATVVIPTYNGEHDHLVETLTAVMAQQAPFSWNVLVIDSGSSDGSVAILERFAAAYDTFRLHQIPNAEFSHGGTRQRAAEMADGEFVVYLSQDAVPADPTWLARMVDGFSLSDRVAGVLGRQVPRRWCFPLQKRDIGLVFAAQGVDGAHTVYDASSLEQGRARYYSDVCSAARRSVLLGDVPYRDVPYAEDQAFGADLIEAGYLKVYADPARVVHSNDIALRDYRRRILDEFAGLEKVGVVLGRPPVRELLRELTGGVARDILFTWRDRTYTAKQRLKFTVTAPLYRYSRWRGKLMAFRREEGQSLEARRKSERGD from the coding sequence ATGAGTGAGGACGCCGTGACGGCGGCGGTGACGGCCACCGTCGTCATCCCGACCTACAACGGTGAGCACGACCACCTGGTGGAGACGCTCACCGCCGTGATGGCCCAGCAGGCGCCGTTCTCCTGGAACGTCCTCGTCATCGACTCGGGCTCGTCGGACGGCTCCGTCGCGATCCTAGAGCGGTTCGCCGCCGCCTACGACACCTTCCGGCTCCACCAGATTCCCAACGCCGAGTTCTCGCACGGTGGGACGCGGCAGCGCGCGGCCGAGATGGCGGACGGCGAGTTCGTCGTGTACCTCAGCCAGGACGCCGTCCCCGCGGACCCCACCTGGCTGGCGCGGATGGTCGACGGATTCTCCCTCAGCGACAGGGTCGCGGGCGTCCTGGGACGCCAGGTTCCACGCAGGTGGTGCTTCCCCCTGCAGAAGCGGGACATCGGGCTCGTGTTCGCCGCACAGGGCGTCGACGGCGCGCACACGGTGTATGACGCGAGCTCGCTGGAGCAGGGGCGCGCGCGCTACTACTCGGATGTCTGCTCGGCCGCGCGCCGTTCGGTACTGCTCGGTGACGTTCCCTACCGGGACGTGCCGTACGCCGAGGACCAGGCGTTCGGCGCCGACCTCATCGAGGCGGGCTACCTCAAGGTGTACGCGGACCCCGCGCGGGTGGTGCACTCCAACGACATCGCGCTCCGGGACTACCGCCGACGGATTCTCGACGAGTTCGCCGGACTGGAGAAGGTCGGCGTGGTGCTGGGGCGTCCGCCGGTGCGCGAGCTGCTTCGCGAGCTCACGGGCGGCGTGGCGCGCGACATCCTGTTCACGTGGCGTGACCGCACGTACACGGCGAAGCAGAGGCTCAAGTTCACCGTGACCGCGCCGCTCTACCGCTACAGCCGGTGGCGGGGCAAGCTCATGGCCTTCCGGCGGGAGGAGGGCCAGTCGCTCGAGGCGCGCCGCAAGTCGGAGCGCGGCGACTGA
- a CDS encoding DUF2142 domain-containing protein has protein sequence MSPLRHRTPGDTDARRRSRLRTAAWSALLVVGALLAVVAWATASPPGSSPDEDFHLTSIWCPMPIDGSCETRVGEEGETQVAAPHVVVSAALCTAFQPDNSGACVDGLGNDKVWASRLNDGLYPGGFYDVMHWFVGPDVPQSVTNMRIANGLVAIALFTAVAVLSPPASRRVLAYGFLTVSVPLGVYLIASINPSSWAVTGVAVAWAGMHGFMTQPDRRRRYGLAAVALLAAVLTATARADAGAYLGVVAAGVVALHIRTVRARVRTGILPLLVTAIGVVGFLSASQTGALTGMYGTQGPGDGDLFFANLFALPSLLLGAQTESLNWLDTPVPPIAWVPLVLVAGALAFRGMRVVDVPKGVALLGMVGVYVALPLLVLQLSGTPVGLEVQARYVAPLVPAIMATTLWTPCRGGMPRLGTGQSALVYASLVGAHAVILHIQIRRFVTGLDVGGLNLNSAVEWWGSPVSPMATWFLGSLGFAVLALVLFRVQRADPSDERPELTGEPLAAVSPALTPAA, from the coding sequence ATGAGCCCCCTGCGCCACCGCACGCCCGGAGACACCGACGCGCGTCGCCGATCGCGACTGCGGACGGCCGCATGGTCGGCCCTGCTGGTGGTGGGCGCGCTCCTCGCCGTGGTCGCCTGGGCGACGGCGTCGCCCCCCGGATCGTCGCCCGACGAGGACTTCCACCTCACGTCGATCTGGTGCCCGATGCCGATCGACGGATCCTGCGAGACCCGCGTGGGGGAGGAGGGAGAGACCCAGGTCGCCGCACCACACGTGGTCGTCTCCGCGGCGCTCTGCACGGCCTTCCAGCCCGACAACTCGGGCGCCTGCGTGGACGGGCTCGGCAACGACAAGGTCTGGGCGAGCCGCCTCAACGACGGCCTCTACCCCGGCGGCTTCTACGACGTCATGCACTGGTTCGTCGGCCCCGACGTGCCCCAGTCCGTGACGAACATGCGGATCGCGAACGGACTGGTGGCGATCGCCCTGTTCACCGCCGTCGCCGTGCTCTCACCGCCCGCGTCGCGGCGCGTGCTCGCCTACGGCTTTCTGACCGTGTCCGTCCCGCTGGGCGTCTACTTGATCGCCTCCATCAACCCCTCGAGCTGGGCCGTCACGGGGGTCGCCGTCGCGTGGGCCGGCATGCACGGGTTCATGACCCAGCCGGATCGGCGCCGACGCTACGGCCTGGCGGCGGTCGCGCTGCTCGCGGCCGTCCTGACCGCCACGGCGCGGGCCGACGCCGGCGCCTACCTCGGAGTCGTCGCGGCGGGAGTGGTTGCGCTCCACATCCGGACGGTCCGCGCGCGGGTGCGGACAGGGATCCTGCCCCTCCTCGTCACGGCCATCGGCGTCGTCGGCTTTCTCTCGGCGAGCCAGACCGGCGCGCTGACGGGCATGTACGGCACGCAAGGGCCCGGCGACGGCGACTTGTTCTTCGCCAATCTCTTCGCCCTGCCGTCACTCCTGCTCGGCGCCCAGACCGAGAGCCTCAACTGGCTCGACACCCCGGTGCCGCCGATCGCCTGGGTCCCCCTGGTCCTGGTCGCCGGAGCGCTCGCGTTCCGCGGGATGCGCGTCGTCGACGTCCCCAAGGGCGTTGCCTTGCTCGGCATGGTCGGCGTGTACGTCGCGCTGCCGCTGCTCGTGCTCCAGCTCTCCGGCACCCCGGTCGGGCTGGAGGTGCAGGCCCGGTACGTCGCTCCCCTCGTCCCCGCGATCATGGCCACCACGCTGTGGACGCCATGTCGCGGGGGGATGCCTCGCCTGGGCACGGGCCAGAGCGCCCTCGTCTACGCCAGCCTCGTCGGCGCCCACGCGGTGATCCTCCACATCCAGATCCGCCGGTTCGTCACGGGCCTCGACGTGGGCGGGCTCAACCTCAACTCGGCGGTCGAGTGGTGGGGATCCCCGGTCAGCCCGATGGCCACCTGGTTCCTGGGCAGCCTCGGGTTCGCGGTGCTCGCGCTCGTGCTCTTCCGAGTCCAGCGCGCAGACCCGAGCGACGAGCGGCCCGAGCTCACGGGCGAGCCCCTCGCGGCGGTCAGCCCAGCCCTGACGCCCGCCGCGTAG
- a CDS encoding lipopolysaccharide biosynthesis protein — protein sequence MWFTFQPTAISFVITRTLGASETGQFAYAVAQAYLFWGIGIYGMRRYQASDVEFRFTFGEYLGSRVVTTAAMILAGLGFAAWSIVRDPGSADTMALVLLVLALRAVDSLEDVYLGYFQQMGRLDIGSKVSAYRSIASTIVIMLALQATHDMPLAIGLGVVVSVVLLAVMLPQAFVRPLTPQERALTSARLWRLLSACAPLFVATFVSIYVANAPRYAINAALDLEAQGFFSWLSLAPFLITLLSMVIYNPVITRMAVQWTTGDLRTFVSWTRRLSMLIGGVTVVTTAAGLLLGVPVLNAITGWDFGPYRTELVVLLLAGGLSAWGGLYSTVLTIVRRQGWFTVGVVAAAAVGLTGGAWVRHGGLLGASWLYVALFAVQCAVFGAALQTVVRRRRLEGTSRA from the coding sequence GTGTGGTTCACGTTCCAGCCGACAGCCATCTCGTTCGTCATCACCCGAACACTCGGGGCGAGCGAGACCGGGCAGTTCGCCTACGCCGTCGCCCAGGCCTACCTGTTCTGGGGGATCGGGATCTACGGGATGAGGCGGTACCAGGCGTCGGACGTCGAGTTCCGGTTCACCTTCGGCGAGTACCTCGGCTCGCGTGTGGTCACCACCGCGGCGATGATCCTCGCCGGCCTCGGCTTCGCCGCCTGGAGCATCGTGCGCGACCCTGGGTCGGCAGACACGATGGCGCTGGTCCTGCTCGTCCTCGCGCTGCGGGCGGTCGACTCGCTCGAGGATGTCTATCTCGGCTACTTCCAGCAGATGGGCCGCCTCGACATCGGCTCGAAGGTCTCGGCGTACCGGTCGATCGCGTCCACCATCGTGATCATGCTGGCCCTCCAGGCAACGCACGACATGCCCCTGGCGATCGGGCTCGGCGTCGTGGTGTCCGTCGTGCTGCTCGCGGTCATGCTGCCCCAGGCGTTCGTGCGGCCCCTTACGCCGCAGGAGCGCGCCCTGACCTCAGCGCGACTGTGGCGGCTGCTGAGCGCGTGCGCGCCGCTGTTCGTCGCGACCTTCGTGTCCATCTACGTGGCGAACGCGCCGCGCTACGCGATCAACGCCGCGCTCGACCTGGAGGCGCAGGGGTTCTTCTCCTGGCTGTCGCTTGCGCCGTTCCTGATCACGCTGCTCAGCATGGTGATCTACAACCCCGTCATTACGAGGATGGCGGTGCAGTGGACCACGGGAGACCTGCGGACCTTCGTGTCCTGGACGCGGCGGCTCTCGATGCTGATCGGAGGCGTCACCGTGGTCACGACCGCGGCCGGGCTCCTGCTGGGCGTCCCGGTGCTCAACGCCATCACCGGATGGGACTTCGGCCCGTATCGGACCGAGTTGGTCGTTCTGCTGCTCGCCGGAGGGCTGTCCGCATGGGGCGGCCTGTACTCGACGGTGCTGACGATCGTGCGTCGGCAGGGCTGGTTCACGGTGGGTGTGGTCGCGGCCGCCGCGGTCGGGCTCACCGGCGGCGCCTGGGTCCGGCACGGAGGGCTGCTCGGCGCGAGTTGGCTGTACGTGGCGCTCTTCGCGGTGCAGTGCGCGGTGTTCGGCGCCGCACTCCAGACGGTGGTGCGTCGGCGACGACTCGAAGGGACCTCGCGTGCGTGA
- a CDS encoding glycosyltransferase, which produces MRDTRAAAPRRVLHLLGTNQFSGAENVIVTMMEQFRGSEVEMVYCSPDGPIREVLTSRGLAFLPLAGLTPHQVRSVLRAHRFDVVHAHDFKASMVAVLAGFAGEIIAHIHSNPRFVKSWNPLSLAFASVARRFHRVVFVSAEATRGTVFAGLVRDRARVVANVVDSERVRRLAAERDVERRDVVFLGRLTEVKRPQTVIRAVAGARRAVPELTARLVGDGDLRAACEREIRALGLDGGVRLEGFQSNPYPFVRAARIALMPSTYEGLGLAAIEALALGVPVLNSGAGGLGDMFAAHPEFICRTVEEYAARLVELQDPDRYCELQAACAEIVAPYCDLARYTAQIRELYA; this is translated from the coding sequence GTGCGTGACACCAGGGCGGCGGCGCCGCGACGGGTTCTGCACCTGCTGGGGACCAACCAGTTCTCCGGCGCCGAGAACGTGATCGTGACGATGATGGAGCAGTTCCGCGGCTCAGAGGTCGAGATGGTCTACTGCTCGCCCGACGGCCCCATCCGCGAGGTGCTCACCTCGCGCGGGCTCGCGTTCCTTCCGTTGGCGGGCCTGACGCCGCACCAGGTGCGGTCCGTGCTGCGCGCACACCGCTTCGACGTCGTGCACGCGCACGACTTCAAAGCGAGCATGGTCGCCGTGCTCGCGGGGTTCGCGGGCGAGATCATCGCCCACATCCATTCGAACCCGCGGTTCGTCAAGAGCTGGAACCCGCTCTCCCTCGCGTTCGCCAGCGTGGCCAGGAGGTTCCACCGGGTGGTGTTCGTCTCCGCGGAGGCGACGCGCGGAACGGTGTTCGCCGGGCTGGTCCGCGACAGGGCGCGGGTCGTGGCGAACGTGGTCGACAGCGAGCGGGTCCGACGGCTCGCCGCCGAACGCGACGTCGAGCGGCGTGATGTCGTCTTCCTCGGTCGCCTGACCGAGGTCAAGCGGCCGCAGACGGTCATCAGGGCCGTGGCCGGGGCGCGCCGGGCAGTCCCGGAGCTGACCGCGCGACTCGTCGGTGACGGTGATCTCAGGGCCGCGTGCGAGCGTGAGATCCGCGCGCTCGGCCTGGACGGTGGCGTGAGGCTCGAAGGGTTCCAGTCCAACCCGTACCCGTTCGTCCGCGCCGCGAGGATCGCGCTCATGCCCTCGACCTACGAGGGCCTCGGCCTCGCGGCGATCGAGGCGCTCGCCCTCGGGGTTCCCGTGCTCAACAGCGGTGCGGGCGGTCTCGGCGATATGTTCGCGGCCCATCCGGAGTTCATCTGTCGCACCGTCGAGGAGTACGCCGCGCGCCTCGTCGAGCTCCAGGACCCCGACAGATACTGCGAGCTCCAGGCGGCGTGCGCCGAGATCGTCGCGCCGTA